Proteins co-encoded in one Papaver somniferum cultivar HN1 chromosome 5, ASM357369v1, whole genome shotgun sequence genomic window:
- the LOC113278211 gene encoding uncharacterized protein LOC113278211 isoform X2, whose amino-acid sequence MVSREQHRSAALYEKLQLLRSVTNSRAVNDTSIIIDASNYIKELKGKVERLNQDIASSQNSTGRAKNHHQQLPVVTVETLENKGFLVNMLSQTSCPGLLVFVLQAFEDLGLNVLEARASCKDTFRLEAVGGDNVQAVENIDAEVVKQAVFQAIRNWISTST is encoded by the exons ATGGTTTCTAGGGAGCAACATAGATCAGCAGCACTGTATGAGAAGCTGCAACTACTTCGCTCCGTTACTAATTCTCGTGCA GTTAatgatacttcaattataatCGACGCGTCGAATTACATAAAAGAATTGAAAGGAAAAGTTGAAAGACTCAATCAAGATATTGCAAGCTCACAGAACTCAACTGGTCGTGCcaaaaatcatcatcaacaattgcCTGTG GTGACTGTTGAAACTCTAGAGAACAAGGGTTTTCTAGTGAATATGTTATCACAAACGAGTTGTCCAGGTTTGCTTGTATTCGTGTTACAAGCCTTCGAAGATTTGGGACTAAATGTTCTTGAGGCCAGGGCTTCATGTAAAGATACTTTTCGTCTAGAAGCCGTTGGAGGAGATAAT GTCCAAGCAGTTGAAAACATAGATGCAGAAGTCGTGAAACAAGCAGTGTTCCAAGCTATCAGGAATTGGATCAGTACTAGTACTTAA
- the LOC113278211 gene encoding uncharacterized protein LOC113278211 isoform X1, with protein MVSREQHRSAALYEKLQLLRSVTNSRAVNDTSIIIDASNYIKELKGKVERLNQDIASSQNSTGRAKNHHQQLPVVHTTSQSMVTVETLENKGFLVNMLSQTSCPGLLVFVLQAFEDLGLNVLEARASCKDTFRLEAVGGDNVQAVENIDAEVVKQAVFQAIRNWISTST; from the exons ATGGTTTCTAGGGAGCAACATAGATCAGCAGCACTGTATGAGAAGCTGCAACTACTTCGCTCCGTTACTAATTCTCGTGCA GTTAatgatacttcaattataatCGACGCGTCGAATTACATAAAAGAATTGAAAGGAAAAGTTGAAAGACTCAATCAAGATATTGCAAGCTCACAGAACTCAACTGGTCGTGCcaaaaatcatcatcaacaattgcCTGTGGTACATACCACATCCCAGTCCATG GTGACTGTTGAAACTCTAGAGAACAAGGGTTTTCTAGTGAATATGTTATCACAAACGAGTTGTCCAGGTTTGCTTGTATTCGTGTTACAAGCCTTCGAAGATTTGGGACTAAATGTTCTTGAGGCCAGGGCTTCATGTAAAGATACTTTTCGTCTAGAAGCCGTTGGAGGAGATAAT GTCCAAGCAGTTGAAAACATAGATGCAGAAGTCGTGAAACAAGCAGTGTTCCAAGCTATCAGGAATTGGATCAGTACTAGTACTTAA
- the LOC113283763 gene encoding pentatricopeptide repeat-containing protein At3g13880-like yields MAVIYAPNFSTTNPLFQHQSSSQTFSNPKLNFPLTQKSHQIKSSNLSPITTSEAHPELQIQDLVDLLRNCAKKGFIKDGKSVHGLLIKSCFDERKKVILINHLIHMYSKCSEFDTALKLFDQMSERNVFSWTVMIVGSTENGLFMEGFKYFCEMVGYGVFPDKFAYSALLQACIGLKDVELGKMAHAQIVKSGFSEQVILNTSLLNMYAKCGEIEESVRVFNGMCEHNQVSWNAMISGYVSGDLNLEAFDQFIKMKKEGFTPNMYTFASVLKAVGKLADVSKGRAVHNYVKELGLESNGLVGTALIDMYSKCGCLDDARLVFAMNFADCRENVPWNAMISGYSQGGYSKKAFEMLEQMCLTNVKLDVFTFASVLNAIAASKCLQFGKEVHAMIVKFGYDSRFISVSNALIDAYSKCGSLDDARRVFEKMEERDLVSWTTMVTAYATNSVEVEKAISSFSQMRESGFTPNQFTCASVLVGISSLCLLESGRQVHGFLCKAGLDTYECVESALIDMYAKCGSIIDAENVFEGIFKLKSPDVVSWTAIISGYAQHGFANKAVQTFNRMDELGIKANAVTLLSVLFACSHGGMVDEGLQYFHSMEKRFGVVPEMEHYACVVDLLGRVGRLDDAQEFIKKMPMEPTDMVWQTLLGACRVHGDVKLGEKAAKEILSVRPDFSATYVLLSNTYLEKGSLEDGLTLRNVMRDRGVKKEPGFSWVSVGGTVHKFFSGDQKHPQKEKIYSKLEDLKTKMKAMGYAPQLRYGLLETE; encoded by the coding sequence ATGGCTGTTATTTACGCGCCCAATTTCTCAACTACTAATCCTTTGTTTCAACACCAATCTTCAAGTCAAACATTCTCAAATCCCAAATTAAATTTTCCATTAACCCAGAAATCTCATCAAATAAAGAGCTCTAATTTGTCACCAATTACAACATCTGAAGCTCACCCAGAACTTCAAATTCAAGATTTGGTTGATCTTCTACGCAATTGTGCAAAAAAAGGGTTCATTAAAGATGGAAAATCAGTTCATGGGTTACTGATTAAATCTTGTTTTGATGAAAGAAAAAAGGTTATTCTTATCAATCATCTTATTCATATGTACTCAAAATGTTCTGAATTTGATACTGCTCTTAAACTGTTTGATCAAATGTCTGAAAGAAATGTGTTTTCCTGGACTGTAATGATTGTTGGGTCCACGGAGAATGGGTTGTTTATGGAAGGTTTTAAGTACTTTTGTGAGATGGTGGGCTATGGAGTTTTTCCGGATAAATTCGCGTACTCGGCTTTGTTACAGGCGTGTATTGGGTTGAAAGATGTTGAGTTGGGTAAAATGGCGCATGCCCAGATTGTTAAAAGTGGGTTTTCTGAGCAAGTTATTctcaatacttctcttcttaatatGTATGCAAAGTGTGGTGAAATTGAGGAATCAGTGCGTGTGTTTAATGGTATGTGTGAACATAACCAAGTTTCGTGGAATGCTATGATATCTGGATATGTGTCCGGAGATCTTAACCTTGAGGCGTTTGATCAGTTTATCAAAATGAAGAAAGAAGGCTTCACTCCAAATATGTACACGTTCGCCAGTGTTTTAAAGGCAGTTGGGAAATTGGCTGATGTTAGCAAGGGCAGAGCAGTTCACAATTACGTTAAAGAATTGGGCCTAGAGTCTAATGGTCTTGTCGGGACTGCACTTATTGATATGTACTCGAAATGTGGGTGCTTAGATGATGCTAGATTGGTGTTTGCTATGAATTTTGCCGACTGTAGAGAGAATGTGCCTTGGAATGCAATGATTTCAGGCTATTCACAGGGTGGGTATAGTAAGAAAGCATTTGAGATGCTTGAGCAGATGTGTTTAACTAATGTAAAGTTAGATGTTTTTACTTTTGCTAGTGTACTCAATGCAATCGCGGCTTCGAAATGTTTGCAGTTTGGGAAGGAAGTTCATGCCATGATCGTGAAATTTGgatatgattcaagatttataaGTGTGAGCAATGCACTTatagatgcttattccaagtgtggGTCTCTTGATGATGCAAGAAGGGTTTTTGAGAAAATGGAAGAACGGGATTTGGTGTCTTGGACTACAATGGTGACTGCTTATGCTACAAATTCAGTGGAGGTGGAGAAGGCAATAAGTTCCTTCTCGCAGATGAGAGAATCAGGCTTTACACCGAACCAATTCACCTGTGCCAGTGTTCTTGTTGGTATTAGCAGTCTTTGTTTGCTCGAGTCTGGTCGACAAGTCCATGGATTCCTCTGTAAGGCGGGATTGGACACTTATGAATGCGTTGAAAGTGCTTTGATTGACATGTATGCAAAATGTGGTAGTATAATTGATGCGGAGAATGTTTTTGAGGGGATCTTCAAATTGAAGTCCCCAGATGTGGTTTCATGGACGGCGATAATATCAGGTTATGCTCAGCATGGTTTTGCAAACAAAGCAGTTCAGACATTTAATAGAATGGATGAATTAGGTATCAAGGCTAATGCAGTTACCCTTTTATCTGTTCTGTTTGCTTGTAGTCATGGAGGAATGGTAGATGAAGGTCTCCAGTACTTCCATTCGATGGAGAAAAGATTCGGAGTTGTGCCAGAGATGGAACATTATGCTTGTGTGGTTGATCTTTTAGGGCGTGTGGGTCGTCTTGATGATGCACAAGAATTTATAAAGAAAATGCCTATGGAGCCAACTGATATGGTTTGGCAAACATTGTTGGGTGCTTGCAGAGTCCATGGAGATGTTAAGTTGGGAGAGAAAGCTGCCAAGGAAATTCTCTCTGTCAGGCCTGATTTTTCGGCAACATATGTACTTCTATCAAACACTTACCTTGAAAAAGGTAGTTTAGAAGATGGGTTAACTTTGAGAAATGTAATGAGAGACAGAGGTGTGAAGAAGGAACCTGGGTTTAGTTGGGTTTCTGTTGGAGGCACGGTTCATAAGTTCTTTTCAGGAGACCAGAAACACCCACAAAAAGAGAAGATATATTCCAagttagaagatttgaagacaaagatgaAAGCCATGGGTTATGCACCACAGTTGAGATACGGACTGCTAGAGACAGAATGA